Proteins co-encoded in one Streptomyces sp. NBC_01283 genomic window:
- a CDS encoding rhodanese-like domain-containing protein has protein sequence MSAHPEGVRPIGEHPAAERPVGIDELLERVRLDLHRVTPEEARDTTAEGGLLVDIRYAALRERDGLIPGALVVERNELEWRLDPQGSHRAAEAVSHDLRVVVVCNEGYASSLAAVSLRQLGLRHATDLIGGFQAWKAAGLPVTDVADIAAVAD, from the coding sequence GTGAGTGCGCACCCCGAAGGCGTACGCCCCATAGGGGAGCACCCCGCGGCCGAACGCCCCGTCGGGATCGACGAGTTGCTGGAGCGCGTGCGGCTCGACCTCCACCGGGTCACTCCGGAGGAGGCGCGTGACACCACGGCCGAGGGAGGGCTCCTGGTCGACATCCGGTACGCGGCCCTGCGCGAGCGTGACGGCCTGATCCCCGGAGCCCTCGTCGTCGAGCGCAACGAACTGGAGTGGCGCCTGGACCCGCAGGGCAGCCACCGTGCGGCGGAGGCCGTCAGCCACGACCTGCGGGTCGTGGTCGTCTGCAACGAGGGCTACGCGTCGAGCCTCGCGGCCGTCTCCTTGCGGCAGTTGGGACTGCGGCACGCTACTGACCTCATCGGCGGGTTCCAGGCGTGGAAGGCCGCTGGGCTCCCTGTCACGGACGTCGCGGATATCGCGGCCGTCGCGGACTGA
- a CDS encoding FtsX-like permease family protein: MMLRYALQTVRDRKGGFLGAFLALMCAAALITACGTLLETGLRGTIRTERYAAAPVVVSADQNVHRTTVKHKKGKTKVKHKAKPIAERAWLSEDIARKLKGVPGVGKVVPELTFLAQPLTPAAGDLADKPAYGHAWESAALTPFRLVEGRAPRATGDLVIDRGLAGRAHLKTGDRLTVQSTQAPRSYRITGVAAPSEGALAHQTSLFFSAGEAERLAAHPGKITALGIVPAEGTGTGELKEAVTDALAGTKAQVSTGDDRGPVEFLDAAGARVKLVSMGGAMGGTSLLVAILVVVGTFALSVQQRHRELALLRAIAATPKQIRGLLGREALIVGAAAGVMGSLAGIPLGGWLHGRFVDMGAVPATLERAVSVFPPLAAVAATLLGAWAAARLSARRIARIRPAEALAEARVQRTRPPWSRIIAGLVLLAGGAVLVAVLSVLRTEPASTPVTFLAVVVLSSAIALLGPLVVRAAAAVLRTPLRLSGPGGRLAHANLRGNAARMAAAVTPLALLIGMTCTVLFVQPTLGDAARAQAREGIRADWVLAAQGPGIPAEAARKLRTTEGVEAATEVVRTTVRVGLDKYPAQGVSTAGLTRTWNPDVTAGSLDGFGKGSVAVSELAADQLGLKPGSTLRLTLGDGTKTMLKVSAVYARGLGFGDLTMAHDLVARHVDNPLAATVLIKSDRTQEQLAAGVAKFPGVRVLAPAAVDNLQAERQQANAEVNYLAMGLILAFTAIAVVNTLAMSVSERIREFAMLRLAGASRRQVLGMLRTEALSVLLIGTALGSGIALAVLTAFSIGMTGSAAPSVTPLVYVSVVAVAALLALTATALPGRAALKPRPVTVATAKE; this comes from the coding sequence ATGATGCTGCGCTACGCACTGCAGACCGTCCGAGACCGCAAGGGCGGATTCCTCGGCGCCTTCCTGGCACTGATGTGCGCCGCCGCGCTCATCACGGCCTGCGGCACCCTCCTGGAAACCGGCCTGCGCGGCACCATCCGGACCGAGCGCTATGCCGCCGCCCCCGTGGTCGTCTCCGCCGACCAGAACGTCCACCGGACCACGGTCAAGCACAAGAAGGGCAAGACCAAGGTCAAGCACAAGGCCAAGCCGATCGCCGAGCGGGCCTGGCTGTCGGAGGACATCGCGCGGAAGCTCAAGGGCGTGCCGGGCGTCGGGAAAGTCGTGCCCGAACTCACGTTCCTCGCCCAGCCATTGACGCCCGCGGCCGGTGACCTCGCCGACAAGCCCGCGTACGGCCACGCCTGGGAGTCGGCCGCGCTGACCCCCTTCCGCCTCGTCGAGGGCAGGGCCCCGCGCGCCACCGGCGACCTCGTCATCGACCGCGGCCTCGCCGGGCGCGCCCACCTCAAGACCGGCGACCGCCTCACCGTCCAGTCGACACAGGCCCCGCGCTCCTACCGCATCACCGGAGTAGCCGCCCCCTCCGAAGGCGCCCTCGCTCACCAGACGTCCCTCTTCTTCTCCGCCGGAGAGGCCGAGCGGCTGGCCGCGCACCCCGGCAAGATCACCGCCCTCGGCATCGTGCCGGCCGAGGGCACCGGGACGGGAGAGCTCAAGGAGGCGGTCACCGACGCCCTCGCCGGTACGAAGGCGCAGGTCAGCACAGGCGACGACCGTGGCCCGGTGGAGTTCCTCGACGCGGCGGGCGCCCGCGTCAAGCTGGTCAGCATGGGCGGCGCGATGGGCGGCACCTCCCTCCTCGTCGCCATCCTCGTGGTCGTCGGCACCTTCGCCCTCTCCGTGCAGCAGCGCCACCGCGAACTCGCCCTGCTCCGCGCCATCGCCGCCACCCCTAAGCAGATCCGGGGGCTCCTCGGCCGCGAGGCCCTGATCGTCGGAGCGGCCGCGGGCGTCATGGGCTCGCTCGCCGGAATCCCGCTCGGCGGCTGGCTGCACGGCAGGTTCGTGGACATGGGTGCCGTCCCCGCCACCCTGGAGCGGGCCGTGAGCGTCTTCCCGCCCCTAGCCGCCGTGGCCGCGACGCTGCTCGGGGCCTGGGCCGCGGCCCGCCTCTCGGCCCGCCGCATCGCCCGTATCCGCCCGGCCGAGGCTCTCGCCGAAGCGCGTGTCCAGCGCACCCGGCCGCCGTGGAGCCGCATCATCGCGGGTCTCGTCCTCCTCGCCGGGGGCGCCGTGCTCGTCGCCGTGCTCAGTGTGCTGCGCACCGAGCCCGCGTCGACCCCCGTGACGTTCCTGGCCGTTGTCGTCCTTTCCTCCGCCATCGCGCTCCTCGGTCCGCTCGTGGTCAGGGCGGCTGCTGCCGTGCTGCGCACCCCGCTGCGGCTCTCCGGCCCCGGTGGCCGCCTCGCGCACGCCAACCTCCGCGGCAACGCGGCCCGGATGGCGGCGGCCGTCACCCCGCTCGCCCTCCTCATCGGCATGACCTGCACCGTCCTGTTCGTCCAGCCCACCCTCGGCGACGCGGCCCGCGCCCAGGCCCGCGAGGGCATCCGGGCCGACTGGGTACTGGCCGCCCAGGGCCCGGGCATCCCGGCCGAGGCCGCGCGGAAGCTGCGTACGACCGAGGGCGTCGAGGCCGCCACCGAGGTCGTCCGCACCACCGTGCGCGTGGGGCTCGACAAGTACCCGGCGCAGGGCGTCAGCACGGCAGGGCTCACCCGCACCTGGAACCCGGACGTCACCGCCGGATCCCTGGACGGCTTCGGCAAGGGCAGCGTCGCCGTCAGTGAACTGGCCGCCGACCAGCTCGGATTGAAGCCCGGCAGCACTCTGAGACTCACGCTCGGCGACGGCACGAAGACCATGCTCAAGGTCAGCGCCGTGTACGCGCGCGGGCTCGGGTTCGGGGACCTGACCATGGCGCACGACCTGGTCGCCCGCCACGTCGACAACCCGCTCGCCGCCACGGTCCTGATCAAGAGCGACCGTACACAGGAACAACTCGCGGCAGGCGTCGCGAAGTTCCCGGGCGTACGGGTTCTCGCCCCGGCCGCCGTCGACAACCTCCAGGCCGAGCGCCAGCAGGCGAACGCCGAGGTGAACTACCTCGCCATGGGCCTCATCCTGGCCTTCACCGCGATCGCCGTCGTCAACACCCTCGCCATGTCGGTCTCCGAGCGCATCCGCGAGTTCGCGATGCTGCGCCTCGCGGGCGCGAGCCGCCGCCAGGTCCTCGGCATGCTGCGCACCGAGGCGCTGTCAGTCCTGCTCATCGGCACGGCCCTCGGCAGCGGCATCGCGCTCGCCGTCCTGACCGCGTTCAGCATCGGCATGACCGGCAGCGCCGCACCCTCGGTCACGCCCTTGGTGTACGTATCCGTGGTGGCCGTCGCGGCTCTGCTCGCCCTCACCGCGACCGCGCTCCCGGGGCGAGCCGCTCTCAAGCCCCGCCCTGTCACGGTGGCAACGGCCAAGGAGTAA